CCAGCAGTCGTTCATCAACAGCTAGCTCCAATGCTAACTGCTACCAAGACCACAGTGTGTCCCTGttccatttctgtcttcagcCCTTTAAGACACCACATGTAAGGTGGTGGAAGGTGGAGCaaggctaacagtttccccctgcttccagactttgtgctaagctatgctaaacACATCTCAGACCTATGTCAGGCTTTGTCCTCTAATAGACGGTTACAGTTTGGATTCAGTTTCTTTTTGGCCAAATACACACTTCAATGACAGGAAACATCTGTAGCTCTGTCCAATCAAGAGCATTCATCtttgtaaacaggaagtcactgtcgCATTACAAGCTAGCACAACGTCCAAGCAGTACAGTTTAATGGGCTCAAAGATAAATCTTTGTAAATGATGGGATTTGTTGTCTGCACACATGGGGAAATCTGTTTCACAGCTAGCAGGATCtgatttatgctaagctaactgacgCTATTTTTGTGCAATGTCATTTAAAGTCTTTCAGATTGAATTCACAAACCGCTGTCGTCTCTTCCTGGTGTGAACACACTCAAAGCTGCAGAGTTTCTCTCTAAAGCTGATCACACATTGTAATTTCATCTCTGAGTAAATTATTAGAAGTCAAATGAGATTAAAATGAACGTTCACTGGATTCAGATTGGATGAGCAGCTGTGATGACGACGGCCTGACGGAGAACCGGAGGTGTCAgactgctgcttgtttctgtgttagCCGTTTGGCTAACATGTCTGCTCTGATGCTGTCAGCGTCCGTCTGTGAGAACAGTTTCTTTGTGAGGACACATTCTGTTCAGAGACCAGCGGAACTTTATACATATCAAAGACTTAATGTTCAGCTTTCTGTCATAATTACTGTCTTCATTTTGGTTCTTTCTCTGTAGATGTGGGAGTAGATGaactgtaatttattttttgatcTTGCCTGAAAttaacaatgtgtttttgttgttttattctaCGTCCTGTCTGTAATGTCTGAATCATTGGAGTCAGAAATCCCCTGGAAACCCTGCAGCTTTGGTCAGCCTTCAGGCAGGACTCGTTCAGAGCGTCTGTCAGAAACCAGCTGGGTTTGCACTTTATTTCACATCGTTTCCACTTTCACACAGAGAACTCTGTCATTTGGCTGTTCTTTATAGAGAAAGTGTTCAGTTGAATGTTTTCGTCTGAGCACAATAAAAGATCAATGAACAGACTGAGCCGCTCCTTCAACGAAGCTACTCGTCCAAAATAAACTTCACCAGGTGTGCTGTCATGATGTGAGCTGCAGGTAGATGCTGCTTCTCTCCTGACGGCCTGTTTGTTTGGCCGCGGTGTGTTTTAACTCAAGTCAAAGTGGCTTCATTAACAGCCTGTCgggttagctgttagcagcccgtgttagctgctcctgttagcagcccctgttagctgctcctgttagctgctcctgttagcagcccgtgttagctgctcctgttagcagcccctgttagctgctcctgttagctgctcctgttacaTGAAGATTCTcaagacacagccacacccccctagcggctcagcggtgaattgcggagcaacgcgttccctcgacgcagaactacgaatgctcagtgacggcgtagggtgtacgccgtaggtaaGTGTAAACCAAGCTTTATTCTGGATCATCagacagagatgatgatgatgatgatgacgatgaagtCACACTAGATGATGTCAACATGTGTCCAGAGCTGACTCAGTTCTGATCAGTGTTGGGAAGGCaacttttaaaatgtaatggATTACAGATTACTAGTTACCCTGCTGAAACGTAATCAGTGATTAATCCAACTCGTTACATTTAAGAACCTTTTCATGACTTTTCTAACAAATGTTTTAAAGTTGGCATTAAAGCTGAAAAGTCCTTAAACAAACTGAAGCACTTTGAATGTCGTAGCTGAAATAACTCGGCAGAGCGGGACGTCCTTTGTTTCATGTGTCAGCAGTTTCACTGATTTACCTGTCGACTTCTGCTCAGGTGTGACATCGACCATTTCTACGCTGACGACAGGTAAATAAGCTCCGTTCAGTGCAGTGATGTTGGAGCCTGTTTTTGGCTCCATCAGGGAAAAGATGTTAGATTTCGAGCGctgatttgattgacaggtgagaGGCGGAGCACATTCAAACACGGGAACCAATCAAAAACAGCGCTGTCCAATGAATGGAGCCTTTCTGTACCGACACGCTCCAcgtgtcttcttctgtcctgtCTTTGCTCCCTTATTGTCTTTACGAGCTTCCTGTAGGTTTTagttcatttttaacatcaaAAATCATGTCGGGAAAGCAACATTTGGCACATTTCGACTTTAAATCTTGACACTTTTTCATCAAACAGTTGAAGCTGTAAAGTCTAGTTTCACAAACTGAAGCAGGCTTAATCTGTACAGTCCAGATGATCCTGAAGGAGGCTGCTCACTCCAACCCCCGACGCTCGCCTGTCCCACTTCCGTCACAGACACGTGAACTAACCAGTTTCCTATGAAGTGACACTGACATCGATCAATTATTAATCAAAGGTCAATGTTTCAGTGATCAGTCATGAGAGCCGACAGCAGTTTGTTAGAAACGATAACTTATAAATGAGCTCAgatcagaggacagacaggctcCTCCTCACTGACACGTGACTGAAAACACACGGACTGATAAGATTGATCTACTTCACAAAATGATCGGTAATCCATTACAGCTCACATTCTGCTCAGTTAATTCTGCTGCAtttgaagatgaaaacatgaacaaatcaatcacagaaaacattttattagtAAACTGAAGACGGACGTTCATCATGTAAGCTCCGCCCGCCTGGGCCAACAAGTACCACAAAACAAATCACTGCGCCCTTCTCTGCACGAACACGACTCTGCGTGGTGTTTGTGTCCGTCCACACTTGGTGATGACATCATTCAGACAGCCAATAGGATCAGTGCAGTATGTCACATGGGGGTAACTCTGTCGTCAGTGCTTTCAATCACCAGGTTGTTGTAGGCGTTGATGTCGTCTTTGCTCCTGATGGACggacggacacacagacacacatacacagggtTACTGTCCATGTCCTTGGGACACATCACGGCTGTTCGCATGTCTGAGCCTCATTGAACGCCTCACTGAGGGAACGCGCTGACAGCTGTCCGATAACGATAATATCTTGTGTGATCAATAATTCAGAAAAGGTCAGATAACTGTGAAcatgtactttgttttttttctctgaaggTAAAATGATGCGAAGCTGACAATAACAATCAGTAATTATTTAGTTAATGAGTGACGATCCAGAGAGAAACTAGTGGATTCACTGACTCTGCTGTTCACCTCGTGGACGGTTTCATTGGGTGGGGGTGCTGACGGTGCTGCCCCCTGTTGACACGGGGCAGAAcgcagttagcagttagcattttTATCAGAACTACTGAACTACTTTGTTTGACATGTTGAAAAGCGTACGACGACGTGTCCGTCACAAAGTTTATCACTTTAAAGTGTCAAAGacttcagtcctggttgatttggaGACACCTGAGGCTACAGGTGCTAACAAGAAACGCAGCTCAATACTACACGTCTACAGAGCTAACGTTAATAACTAGCAAAGCAGAGCTAACGTTAATAACCTGCCACAGTGGAGCTAATGTTAATTAAGTAGCTGGGGCGGAGGTAATGTTAATAAGTAATAGAGtaaggctaacgttagcgaCTAGCAGGGCGAACATTAATTGCTAGTGGAGTGAAGctaacagtagtagtagtagtagtactgaGGTGTTGGTACCTCTACATGTGACGTGGACACGGCGTCAAAGCTCAGACTAACCCGCTGACTCCACATTAACTGCAGTTGTGTCTGAATTCCCTCCATATTTTCTACTTCGTGCACATTTTCTGAAGTATCCAGACTGACAGACGTCACAGCACAGAGTGTGACGTACTGAGCTGCAGGTGGTGCTGACGTTACCTGACCACGTCCAGGGTGGTGCTGTAGGGGTTTCCGTTGGTCATGACCAGCTCGTGGTCTCTCTCCGGCTCCTCCACAGTGCTTCTCCGCCTGCACGCACATGAACGACGACAGGATTGAAATACTTAACATCTTTAAATCCGCTGATTTATTTTCTGGGAGtcaatcattttgttttgtcgagaaaatatcagaaaattaAGATTTGATCAGATTCATCAGTTGAAATAAACTGACATGAAGCAGGACAAACTCACATCTGGAGAAACGAACAGAATATTTGACTGTTCAATAAATACcgattcatttcctgtcaggtGAATAatcgatggatggatgaaatgtTCTGCACCAGATGTTCTAAACTGGTGTGTGAAAGTAAACTGCAGAGTATCCAGTGACTCCAGCTATCAGATTAATGGAAACCAGCAGAAAATTTACATACTCAAGTAAAATGACCTCAAATTCATTCTAAAGTATTGTACTTAATTCattaataatattttttatttatagaaACAAGGTAGGaattaaaatgcagtttatAATCAAAGATCAGATTAATTTAATCTTCACTGATTAATTATTGATTCATGTGCAGCCCATCAGCTGATGGACTGAAAGCTGCAGATTGTGTCTCTGCTCTTGTGGTTGGATTTTAAAGATGTGTGTCAACGTTGAACAAAGTAAACATGAACGTGTTAAAAACAGTCTCTGACGGACCTGCTGGGCCCTTCACACCACGCCTTCTTCACCAGGAAGCTGACGAaggcgaggaagaggaagatggagacGGCGATGATGCCGGTGAGCCACTGAGGCAGCAGACGCTCGCTGATCTGAGTCTGAGCTGCAACAACACACAgatgtcaaaggtcagagcGCTTCAGACAGACGCCTGAACCTCTTTTTAACGTTGGTTTGTTGTTTTagtcacacaaagacaaaaagctcAAAGTCAATTCGCTGACGGTTAAGTTGACCCTTAAGTTTGTTACGATTCGTTCATTTGGACCAAATCTGGATAAACCTGTTAAAcacctggggcctcatttataaaacttgcttacgcacaaaacggggcttggaagttgcgtacgcaactttctacgcaaaggttgtgatttataaaaataaacttagcgtgagaatgtgcgcaccggtacgccaactttgatgcttgcgtatgaacattttggagacggggaaactggcgaTGCAGATGGTGtggtggtgaattgaagccagattgatctcatacatttaatgtcatcacatatcagacttatagacccgcgtaatcataaacacccaagtctgcagtgttatagatgtgttcctttaatgagccgttaggcctacaCAATATGTATGCACAAtattcatatatcatacttccatcttcaaatgatacagagcggtggatggcactgatggattagtattaattgtgacaaggtgtgCAACAATCATTCagtttgctgagtaagcatataaatagtgcggtgacactcgtgcgtaatgctgcacaatggatgcgctggcactgctggaagatcacgcaaatggtaggatcaggatggagagaagttttagggaccacggagattccctggcccatgatgatgactggctaataagccgatttagattccctagagcggtgctgttggatctatgtgctgaactgggcccagtgttagatagacccactcgccggaaccgcgccatcccggtgcatatccaggtgctgaccactctggggtttctggcgactggctcctttcagtgggaattagctgacaggtaagtgtttgatatgattaatattatataatgttacattgtctgtctaaagcccccTTTGGgaataattcagttaaattatgtccttaggtctgggacatcgcagccatccctcagcgccataatgccagccgttttggatggcataAAAATGACCCGTCGatacatcaggtttccttacactgtgggtgaacaggccaacattaaaaggcaatttgcagcaatgtccggtttcccaaatgcaatcggcgcaattgactgcactcacattgctataagggctcagagtgaaaatgaatttgcttatgtgaatcgaaaaaatgtgcattcactcaatgtacaaattatttgtacctcggacatgatcttgacgaatgtagtggtacggtggcctgggtcagcacatgactcattcatcttgacgcacagtagtgtagggatctgtagtttctgccacagatcgctctgtggctctggaactattcactgcggtgacgacgtgccgccactcattttttttaattattattattttattcgtgacgccactaccgtgaccaccaaacaaaatatcctttctggcctccacctcacccacaagcacctcgatttcagtctccgtaaaatttctttttcttttctctgccatgatcgaacgtaaaatgccattgatcagcaggtatatttatatgcaaagtcattcatgaggtactttgcattgaccattcatggtaaaatgtgggtgtgtcgggggcgggatgtgaggtgaatccacctgcgcaatcttccaggtggagtgtgatttataaagggaaaattgcgtgcaggtgtgagtacgcacgttttataaatccgaatattttttggcgtacgccattttcagcttttgggcgtacgcacacttttagtatggattctacgcaatgttttataaatgaggcccctgaaCACTTAATCCCTTAAAATACCATTAATGTGCCTGAAATACTctgaagtataaagtagcaccAAATGAAGTACCTCAGATAGAGGACATGTTGTCCGGGCTGTGATGAAGACTATGACCTGAACgctgacactgacagaaactGATGACCGATGTTTCCTGATGCGCTCGTTAGTTTCATCACTAATTAACTTTTCAATAAGTGATGACCATCACTTCACCGCTGCTTgcttcagagctgcagtcagtgaACACATTCACTCATTTCAGGAAcctcacagtgaaacacagtgaagtacagtgaagacagtgaaacacagcgaagcacagtgaagacagtgaagcacagtaaagacagtgaaacacagtgaaacacagtgaagtacagtgaagacagtgaaacacagtgaagtacagtgaagacagtgaaacacagtgaagtacagtgaagacagtgaaacacagtaaagacagtgaaacacagtgaaacacagtgaaacacagcgaagcacagtgaagacagtgaaacacagtgaaacacagtgaaacacagtgaaacacagtaaagacagtgaaacacagtaaagacagtgaaacacagtaaagacagtgaaacacagtgaaacacagtgaaacacagtgaagacagtgaaacacagtaaagacagtgaaacacagtgaagacagtgaagacagtgaaacacagtaaagacagtgaaacacagtaaagacagtgaaacacagcgaagacagtgaagcacagtgaagacagtgaaacacagtgaagtacagtgaagacagtgaaacacagtaaagacagtgaaacacagtaaagacagtgaaacacagtgaagacagtgaagacagtgaaacacagtaaagacagtgaaacacagtaaagacagtgaagcacagtgaagacagtgaaacacagtgaagcacagtgaagacagtgaaacacagtaaagacagtgaaacacagtaaagacagtgaaacacagtgaagacagtgaagacagtgaaacacagtaaagacagtgaaacacagtaaagacagtgaagcacagtgaagacagtgaaacacagtgaagcacagtgaagcacagtgaagacagtgaagacTTTTCATTTAATCCAAGAAAAgatttcaaatgtcaaaaagtcCAATCAGACGTCttcaaacagtccaaaacacaaagagactcaAATCCACTGacgaaaagcagaaaaacacttttctaaTTAAAGAAGCTTTTCAAACAATGAACCAACAACCTTCTGGAGCTGAAACGTCATCGTctccttttattctttttcatttccattcgCTGCTTTGAGCTCAGATGAGTTCACAGTTTTTTGATCATTTATGtcaataaactgaatatttcataGATGAACGGCTGAGCTGAAAGGACAGTGTGCAGATGAACAGATGCCTCGTAAACACTGGATCACGCGTGTGCTTCTGAGCAGTTTCTGTAGTTCAGCTCGTACCTGTCTGTGCCGACACTGCTGCGACCGTCAGCAGCAAAGATGAAGTCACCGCACGGCGTTTCTCCATCGCTGATTCTCTGATCTGAACCAAGAAAACAAAGTTTGAAAATGgcgatgaagaagaaaaatcccTGAAGCTTCAGACGTCGAGGTAAACCAGCTGAGAGCTCTGTGCTTCA
The Chaetodon auriga isolate fChaAug3 chromosome 3, fChaAug3.hap1, whole genome shotgun sequence DNA segment above includes these coding regions:
- the pdzk1ip1 gene encoding PDZK1-interacting protein 1 — encoded protein: MEKRRAVTSSLLLTVAAVSAQTAQTQISERLLPQWLTGIIAVSIFLFLAFVSFLVKKAWCEGPSRRRSTVEEPERDHELVMTNGNPYSTTLDVVRSKDDINAYNNLVIESTDDRVTPM